In one Methylocaldum szegediense genomic region, the following are encoded:
- the secE gene encoding preprotein translocase subunit SecE, producing the protein MAARAESGSSFIDTAKLVLAIGLLIAGVVGFYYFSQQSLLYRVLGVVGLSIASIAMILTTPLGKSFWGFLKEARVEVRKVVWPTRQETVQATLIVVALVFLVGLMLWLFDMFLFWVISQLTGQGA; encoded by the coding sequence ATGGCTGCTCGAGCAGAGTCAGGTTCCTCGTTTATCGATACGGCGAAGCTCGTGCTCGCAATCGGCTTGTTGATCGCCGGAGTAGTCGGTTTTTACTACTTCTCCCAGCAGTCTTTGTTGTATCGGGTGTTGGGTGTCGTCGGTTTGTCGATTGCCTCGATCGCAATGATTTTAACCACACCACTCGGGAAAAGCTTTTGGGGTTTTTTGAAAGAAGCTAGGGTTGAGGTCAGAAAAGTGGTGTGGCCGACCCGTCAAGAGACCGTTCAGGCAACATTGATCGTTGTGGCTCTGGTTTTCTTGGTTGGTCTAATGCTGTGGCTGTTCGACATGTTCCTGTTCTGGGTGATCAGTCAGCTGACTGGTCAGGGAGCGTAG
- the tuf gene encoding elongation factor Tu, with translation MSKEKFTRTKPHVNVGTIGHVDHGKTTLTAALTKVGAERFGGEFKAYDQIDAAPEERARGITIATAHVEYESPNRHYAHVDCPGHADYVKNMITGAAQMDGAILVVSAADGPMPQTREHILLARQVGVPYIVVFLNKVDMVDDPELLELVEMEVRELLSKYDFPGDDTPIVRGSALKALEGDRSEIGVPAIVKLVEALDAYIPEPKRDVDKPFLMPIEDVFSISGRGTVVTGRIERGKIKVGDEISIVGLRETTKTTCTGVEMFRKLLDEGVAGDNVGVLLRGTKREEVERGQVLAAPNTITPHTHFEAEIYVLSKEEGGRHTPFFNGYRPQFYFRTTDVTGAVELPEGVEMVMPGDNVKITVKLIAPIAMEEGLRFAVREGGRTVGAGVVSKILE, from the coding sequence ATGTCCAAAGAGAAATTTACGCGCACGAAGCCGCATGTGAATGTGGGGACGATTGGTCATGTGGACCATGGGAAGACGACGCTGACGGCGGCCTTGACGAAGGTGGGAGCGGAGCGCTTTGGTGGAGAGTTCAAGGCCTATGATCAAATTGATGCGGCGCCGGAAGAGCGTGCGCGCGGTATCACGATTGCGACGGCGCATGTGGAGTATGAGTCGCCGAACCGGCACTATGCCCATGTTGATTGCCCTGGGCATGCGGACTATGTGAAGAACATGATCACGGGTGCGGCGCAGATGGATGGAGCGATTTTGGTGGTATCGGCAGCGGACGGTCCGATGCCGCAGACGCGGGAGCACATACTGTTGGCGCGTCAGGTGGGTGTGCCGTACATCGTGGTCTTTCTGAACAAGGTGGACATGGTGGACGACCCGGAGCTGTTGGAATTGGTTGAGATGGAGGTGCGCGAGCTGTTGTCGAAGTACGATTTTCCGGGGGACGACACACCGATTGTACGAGGCTCGGCATTGAAGGCGTTGGAAGGGGATCGGAGTGAGATTGGGGTGCCGGCGATTGTGAAGCTGGTGGAAGCGCTGGATGCGTACATACCGGAGCCGAAGCGCGACGTTGACAAGCCGTTCCTGATGCCGATTGAAGACGTATTTTCGATCTCGGGTCGTGGTACGGTGGTGACGGGTCGGATTGAACGCGGCAAGATCAAGGTAGGTGATGAGATCTCGATTGTGGGGCTTCGGGAGACGACGAAGACTACGTGTACGGGTGTTGAGATGTTCCGCAAGCTTCTGGATGAAGGGGTAGCGGGAGACAATGTTGGGGTGCTGTTGCGTGGCACCAAGCGGGAAGAAGTGGAGCGTGGTCAGGTTTTGGCGGCGCCGAACACGATTACGCCGCACACGCATTTTGAGGCGGAGATTTACGTATTGTCGAAGGAGGAGGGTGGACGTCATACGCCATTTTTCAACGGTTATCGGCCGCAGTTTTATTTCCGGACGACGGATGTGACGGGAGCGGTGGAGTTACCGGAAGGCGTGGAGATGGTGATGCCCGGTGACAATGTGAAGATCACGGTGAAATTGATTGCGCCGATCGCGATGGAGGAAGGTTTGCGCTTTGCGGTTCGTGAAGGCGGTCGGACCGTCGGAGCCGGCGTCGTATCCAAGATTTTGGAGTAA
- the pth gene encoding aminoacyl-tRNA hydrolase: MGTRFKLVVGLGNPTAQYEKTRHNAGFWFVDEIAETYGAVFREDRRFQGLVAALEFGGGSVLLLKPMTFMNRSGQSVAALVRYYKITAEEMLVAHDELDFAPGVVRLKCGGGHGGHNGLRDLIDQLGTAGFWRIRIGIGHPGNRDEVVPYVLGNPGANERELICRAISRVTELFPAILRGELSAVTTRLHTDSQR, from the coding sequence TTGGGTACCCGGTTTAAATTGGTTGTCGGGTTGGGAAATCCGACCGCTCAATACGAAAAAACCCGGCACAATGCCGGGTTTTGGTTTGTCGACGAGATTGCGGAGACATATGGTGCTGTTTTCAGGGAGGACCGGCGTTTCCAAGGTTTAGTTGCGGCTTTGGAGTTCGGAGGCGGCAGTGTTCTGTTGTTAAAGCCGATGACATTCATGAATCGGAGTGGTCAATCGGTTGCGGCACTGGTCCGGTATTACAAAATCACTGCCGAGGAGATGCTGGTGGCTCATGACGAACTGGACTTTGCGCCCGGTGTGGTCCGGCTGAAGTGTGGCGGCGGCCATGGGGGGCATAACGGTCTAAGGGACCTGATCGACCAGTTGGGGACAGCTGGATTTTGGCGCATACGCATAGGGATCGGTCACCCAGGTAATCGCGATGAGGTCGTGCCGTACGTGCTCGGTAACCCCGGCGCCAACGAGCGGGAGTTGATCTGTCGCGCGATTTCCAGGGTAACAGAATTGTTTCCTGCCATTTTGCGGGGTGAGTTGTCTGCCGTGACCACCCGTCTCCATACCGATTCACAGAGATGA
- a CDS encoding 50S ribosomal protein L25/general stress protein Ctc — protein sequence MVGSFIFEAESRAGVGKREARRLRRAGKVPAVMYGGGAEPIGLVLDHNKVVKGLENEAIYSHVLTIKVDGREEKAILKGLQRHPSKPIVMHLDFQRVSGKEKIRVHVPLRFINQDSSVGVKKGGVVTHNLVDVEVACTPDRLPEYIEVDLAQVDIGQSVHLSDLQVAEGVEILALAQGPEHDLPVATIQSGKVGEESESTAE from the coding sequence ATGGTAGGCAGTTTTATATTTGAGGCGGAATCGAGAGCGGGCGTCGGTAAGCGCGAAGCGCGGCGGTTGCGTCGGGCGGGCAAGGTTCCGGCTGTAATGTATGGCGGTGGTGCTGAGCCGATTGGGCTGGTTCTAGATCACAACAAAGTTGTGAAGGGCTTGGAAAATGAGGCGATTTATTCCCATGTTTTAACCATTAAGGTCGATGGTCGGGAAGAAAAAGCCATTTTGAAAGGTTTGCAGAGACATCCGAGCAAGCCTATTGTTATGCACTTAGATTTTCAGCGGGTGAGCGGGAAAGAGAAAATCCGCGTCCACGTGCCTTTGCGCTTTATCAACCAGGATTCCTCGGTTGGTGTAAAGAAGGGTGGCGTGGTTACCCACAACCTGGTTGATGTGGAGGTGGCTTGCACCCCGGATCGTTTGCCCGAATACATTGAAGTTGATCTCGCCCAGGTTGATATCGGTCAGTCGGTCCATCTCTCGGATCTGCAAGTGGCCGAAGGGGTTGAAATTCTCGCTCTTGCGCAGGGGCCTGAACACGACCTGCCAGTGGCGACGATTCAATCTGGCAAGGTTGGCGAAGAGTCCGAAAGTACGGCTGAATAG
- a CDS encoding ribose-phosphate diphosphokinase, translating into MTDASFMVFSGNANPALAEGIVRKLNMRLGMATVGRFMDGEIAVEIEENVRGREVFVIQSTCAPINENIMELLVMIDAFRRSSASVITAVIPYYGYARQDRRTRSARVPITAKLVAKMICAAGADRVLTVDLHADQIQGFFDVPVDNVYASPILLGDVWRQKYQNPIVVSPDVGGVVRARALAKRLDDADLAIIDKRRPRPNEAKVMNIIGDVEGRTCIMIDDLVDTAGTLCQAAAALKEHGAQRVVAYCTHPVLSGRAIQNIEESVLDELVVTDTIPLRRDAQQCQKIRQLSVAEMLAETIRRIAVGESVSSLYVD; encoded by the coding sequence GTAAGCTGAATATGCGCTTGGGGATGGCGACCGTAGGGAGATTCATGGACGGCGAAATTGCGGTTGAGATTGAGGAAAATGTCCGTGGGCGCGAAGTTTTTGTGATTCAGTCCACTTGCGCCCCAATCAATGAAAATATCATGGAACTGCTTGTCATGATCGACGCATTTCGTCGGTCGTCGGCATCCGTGATCACGGCGGTGATCCCTTACTATGGGTACGCCCGACAAGATCGTCGGACAAGGTCGGCTAGAGTGCCTATTACGGCAAAGCTGGTCGCCAAGATGATTTGTGCGGCAGGGGCGGATCGAGTATTGACTGTGGACCTGCACGCGGATCAGATCCAGGGCTTTTTCGATGTCCCTGTGGACAATGTCTACGCGTCACCGATTTTGTTGGGGGACGTTTGGCGGCAGAAATATCAGAATCCGATTGTTGTTTCCCCCGATGTTGGCGGGGTGGTGAGAGCTCGGGCATTGGCGAAGCGTCTCGACGATGCTGATTTGGCGATCATCGACAAGCGCCGACCGAGGCCAAACGAAGCCAAGGTCATGAACATCATCGGCGATGTCGAGGGGCGTACCTGCATCATGATCGATGATCTGGTGGACACGGCCGGAACGCTGTGTCAAGCCGCGGCAGCGTTGAAGGAGCATGGTGCTCAGCGGGTGGTTGCGTATTGTACTCATCCAGTGCTGTCCGGGCGTGCAATACAGAATATTGAAGAATCGGTTCTAGATGAATTGGTTGTAACGGATACGATTCCGTTACGCCGTGATGCCCAGCAGTGCCAGAAAATCCGGCAGCTGAGCGTTGCCGAGATGCTGGCGGAGACAATACGTCGTATTGCAGTCGGCGAATCGGTGAGTTCCCTTTATGTAGATTGA